A DNA window from Mesorhizobium sp. C432A contains the following coding sequences:
- a CDS encoding sugar ABC transporter substrate-binding protein, translating to MIKSLVGGIVAATAFVMLSSSAMADPEVVKGPSAEPDCFAPWAADTQFFKFPKKDGPYRIALANGYIANTWRIQMVQTAKAYAAQPEVAAKLKEFKVVSTGEDVPAQISAINNFIDSGYDAIVVNAQNPTAFGPVIKRAKEAGVILVAFDNILDTKDAINVNVDQKGLGELWGKWLVGHVPNGGKVLEVRGVAGTSVDTDRHNGIHEALDASGKKWEVTEVVGKWDDGVAQKATADAIATNGPFDGITGQGGDTGIVQAMIDAKHAFVPFGGETENGFRKFCAAHAGDGLKCSSAGTGPAQVAVAIKTAIAALEGNVVPQAVKLPLAIVEDPNFKAGQDFFPDQSDNFFVGNSFPTCGINFTAQEIMGQTKADQ from the coding sequence ATGATCAAGTCACTTGTTGGTGGCATCGTTGCCGCCACTGCATTCGTCATGCTGAGTTCGTCGGCCATGGCCGACCCGGAAGTTGTCAAGGGCCCGTCGGCTGAGCCGGATTGCTTTGCGCCCTGGGCGGCCGATACGCAGTTCTTCAAGTTCCCCAAGAAAGACGGCCCATACCGCATCGCGCTCGCCAATGGCTATATCGCCAACACCTGGCGCATCCAGATGGTGCAGACCGCCAAGGCCTATGCGGCCCAGCCGGAGGTCGCTGCGAAACTGAAGGAATTCAAGGTCGTCTCGACCGGCGAGGACGTGCCGGCTCAGATTTCGGCGATCAACAACTTCATCGATTCCGGCTATGACGCGATCGTCGTCAACGCCCAGAACCCGACCGCTTTCGGGCCGGTCATCAAGCGCGCCAAGGAAGCTGGCGTCATCCTCGTCGCCTTCGACAATATTCTCGATACCAAGGACGCCATCAACGTCAATGTCGACCAGAAGGGCCTTGGCGAATTGTGGGGCAAATGGCTGGTCGGCCATGTGCCGAATGGCGGCAAGGTGCTCGAAGTGCGCGGCGTTGCCGGGACTTCCGTCGACACCGACCGTCACAACGGAATCCATGAAGCGCTCGATGCCTCCGGCAAGAAATGGGAGGTCACCGAGGTGGTCGGCAAATGGGACGACGGCGTGGCACAGAAGGCTACGGCCGACGCCATTGCCACCAACGGTCCGTTCGACGGAATCACCGGGCAAGGCGGCGACACCGGCATCGTGCAGGCGATGATCGATGCCAAGCATGCTTTCGTGCCGTTCGGCGGCGAGACCGAGAACGGTTTCCGCAAGTTCTGCGCGGCACATGCCGGCGACGGGCTGAAATGCTCATCGGCCGGCACCGGTCCGGCGCAGGTCGCGGTCGCCATCAAGACGGCCATTGCCGCGCTCGAAGGCAACGTCGTTCCGCAAGCAGTGAAACTGCCACTGGCGATCGTCGAGGATCCGAACTTCAAGGCCGGTCAGGATTTCTTCCCCGACCAGTCCGACAATTTCTTCGTCGGCAATTCCTTCCCGACCTGCGGCATCAATTTCACCGCGCAGGAAATCATGGGCCAGACCAAAGCTGACCAATAG
- a CDS encoding LacI family DNA-binding transcriptional regulator, which yields MTKPRSRRGGGRPTLSDVARKAGVGAITVSRALREPERVSQDLRRQIQAAVDELGYVPDPNARALASARADVFGVLVPSLTNNVFAEVVRGIYDSLSDGPFRVQLGNTHYSGLEEERLLQVFAPQRPAALIVAGIDQTPTSRKLLESAGCPVVQVMETGPDPVDMLVGFSHFDGGRTATEHLIEAGYRRIGFIGARMDPRSQRRLAGYRAAMEKAGLFDPRLVTTTPLLSSVTLGRELLRDALAKMPALDGVFCNNDDIALGVLFECHSAALNVPKTIGIVGFNDLEMMQAAFPPLTSIRTPRYEIGRRSVAMALAAIAGRRPEQRVVDLGFELKPRESTAR from the coding sequence ATGACCAAGCCGCGCTCGCGTCGTGGGGGCGGCCGCCCGACCCTATCAGATGTGGCGCGCAAGGCCGGCGTCGGCGCCATCACCGTGTCGCGGGCGCTGCGCGAACCGGAACGCGTCAGCCAAGATCTGCGGCGCCAGATCCAGGCCGCCGTCGACGAACTCGGTTATGTCCCGGATCCCAATGCACGGGCGCTGGCCTCGGCGCGCGCCGATGTGTTCGGCGTGCTGGTGCCGTCGCTGACCAACAACGTCTTCGCAGAAGTGGTGCGCGGCATCTATGACAGCCTGTCGGACGGCCCGTTCCGCGTCCAGCTCGGCAACACCCATTATTCCGGCCTCGAGGAGGAGCGCCTGCTGCAGGTGTTCGCACCGCAGCGCCCGGCGGCGCTGATCGTGGCCGGCATCGACCAGACGCCGACCTCGCGAAAGCTGCTGGAGAGCGCGGGCTGCCCGGTGGTGCAGGTGATGGAGACCGGGCCCGATCCGGTCGACATGCTGGTCGGCTTCTCGCATTTCGACGGCGGCCGCACCGCGACCGAGCATCTGATCGAGGCGGGCTACCGGCGGATCGGCTTCATCGGCGCACGCATGGACCCGCGCTCGCAGCGGCGGCTTGCCGGCTATCGCGCGGCAATGGAGAAGGCCGGCCTGTTCGACCCGCGGCTGGTCACCACCACGCCGCTACTGTCCAGCGTGACGCTCGGCCGCGAGCTGCTTCGCGATGCGCTGGCCAAGATGCCGGCGCTCGACGGCGTCTTCTGCAACAATGACGACATCGCGCTCGGCGTTTTGTTCGAATGCCATAGCGCCGCGCTCAACGTGCCGAAAACAATCGGCATTGTCGGCTTCAACGACCTCGAAATGATGCAGGCGGCGTTCCCGCCGCTCACCAGTATCCGCACCCCTCGCTATGAAATCGGCCGTCGGTCTGTCGCCATGGCGCTGGCGGCGATCGCAGGACGAAGGCCTGAGCAGCGGGTCGTCGATCTTGGTTTCGAACTCAAGCCCCGCGAGAGCACCGCACGTTGA